The sequence AACATCCGGAAATACCTCGGCGAATTCGATGAAACAAAGGCGGCTTCCGCCTCAGAAGCCCtaaattcttgaagaagctCCAAAAGGGCTTCTTGGGCAGTTTTTATTTGCTCCGGTTGGTGGTCCGGCGGCAGCACAGAGCTGTTGGGCGGCGCGGAAAACAGGGGGCAGTGGAAATTTTGGTGGGTTTTGGagggtttctggaaaaattgGATCTTGGGTTTGTCGGTGAGGTGGAGTCTGAGAGTAAGAGTGGGGTTTGAGGGGTTGGGGAGATGGGGTGATAGGTTTGTGGGGGTGTTCGGTGACGAGGATAGTCTGAAAGTTATGGGGAAGTTTGTGGGGATTGAGGGGAatttggaggaggaggaggacatgGTTGGAGGAATTAAGCATCCATACATGGAAAGAaagtctttttctttcttaaaccctaaaaccctggAACTGTCAAGAGAAAGCCctcatctttttcttttggattgAGCTTAAAAGGAACTTTGACGGGACACGATGGTGGAATGAGACGAAGTTTGGAAAATCCAAATATAAGGGGTAAATCATTTACCTGTGTAATTGTAACCTCATAAAATGTCTTAAAAATATCTCAATATTATACACAAACTTGTATTTTAATTGCAATTTCATATATCTGTTAGTTAAACTGCCACTTTGACGTTAAGTGATGTGTGATAATTGCAAGTTCCACTGTTTTGTTGAAGTAGCATAAATAATAGAGAAATACccaaaaatttgatattttcttaATCTTAATAGGATTTTTTGAATATGCACACAGCATGCACATGTCATGCACAACAATCAGAcataaatatgattttttgaatATGCACATGACATGCACAACAATCGGAcataaatatgatttttcatacACCTTAAAATGTCCAAATTGCCCTCCTATATAAATGAGTTATTTCCTTCTATTTTCTGATGtatctctctctactctctctccctccctctctttctccatAATTGATATTTATTGGATGTTCTTAGATTAGTGAAAGATAATGGAAAACCCAATTGGAAGATTTGATTTATTTGAAGATTGTTTGTGTTTGTTGATTGACCATTTTGGGAAATAAACACATTTATGTGCATGCAGTTGCAGATTGGGGATttcttcctcaaatcatcatcttcttcctcaaatttGAAAACCTAGTTGGAAGATTTGATTTATTTGGAGATTGTTTGTATTTGCTGATTGGCCTTTTTGGAAAATGAACACATTTATGTGCTTGTAGTTGCAGATTGAGATttcttcctcaaatcatcatcttcttccccaaatTTGAAATCTCATTCAAAACCCATCTAGGTCAAAACAAATCTACAAtccaaaaaaaattcagatgttgaagaagaaaaactaaagacaccattttttcttcttcaatctcTTTTTCTCCTTCGCCGATGAACGTCTTCTCCCTctaaattagaagaaaatccaAAATTTGTTATCTGTATCAATACGTGCAACGACGTTAGTTTTGTTGTGGACGTGCATCGTGCAATTAACAGCGTTGAGGGTATGTGAGGACCTAGATTCCGGAAATCCCTTAGAGATCTATAGTTTACAAATCTTTGATCAAAACCTAGATTCTGGAAATCCCATTAAAAATCATCTATTTCCAGTGACATGCACACGACATGCACATAATATACTCACATATCTGAGCGAACCCAAAAACCCAGAGCTCGCAGCTCTTTCTTTGAAATTAGAAAAATGACGTCATCACCTGTGATGTCACCACCATATACACTATATGCACATCACATGGATAATACATGCACATAACTGGAGATCGAGCAACTAGCTGTTTTCGCATTAATAAGAAACTTTAACGGCAATCTATTGGTATATTggatacaattaaaacataattgtcGTGTATATAAGGTTACAATGGCAGTTTGAAAAGTATTGTTATGTATATCAACCATCGGTTAGCCGTGCACGTGGAAAACATGATACTCGTTGTTGTTGGACGTGCATGACCCTTAACATCCTTTAAGctttttcataattttgttttttgccaAGGCCAACTAGGTTATGGTCATACTCGCTAAATTCTGGGACCCAACATACGTGCATTATAACTAGTGAACATTCCTGTTTCTCATATTAAGTTGTAGCCATGCAGACTATATGCACACCATATGCACATTATGAAAAAGGTTTTACAAATTTCTACAATTGGACACTTGAACCAAAAATTGTTCTATCTTAGTTTTGTAGCACGTCGAAAAGTAAAGTTTATTCCACAACCCATAGGCCCTAACATGAAACACACACCCTAATTTAACTTCAAAGTATTAATTCATCCTATAAACAACCCATTTATTCCCTAAATCATTGATGTAGAAACTTGGAACTACCTTACTATGCCTGCTGAAACTTCAGTTGCtggaaaaaatggaactttccgaccaaaacagaaaatatggtacaaaaccCAGCTCACTCctcccacctctctctctcacatcccTTTGTTCAAAATCAAAGGTATGAggtcaacccaaaacccaactcACTATTCTCACCTCTCTTTGGACTTCCCTCTCTTTGAAATCTAAGCTCAACCCAAAAATTCAGAGTTTACAAAGCTCTCTCCACATCCCTGTCTTCCAAATGAGAAAAGTGATGCAACGGGCTGATGATATTTAGTATTTATATATGAGTATTTTAGTAATATCGATTTTGTGCATGGTAAGCATGGCTTGTGTATGACTGGTTTTTCCTATTTCTatcccaaaattaagaaaatatcaTATTTATGGGTATTTCCCTAAATAATATGCcacttagaaatttttttttttttgaaatgttaATTTTAGAAGGAaaagtttttaaaaatataacttTTAACATTAGTCGACGAGCCACTTAGTGCTACGGttagtgatatttcttttcatttgtaagtgagagatcttagatttgatttttgccaaaggcaaatttgaaccacattaaaCTTAGCTCACTCCACCAttttcttagtgtagataacatcgtttgttaaaaaaaaatatatatatatacatacatacatatatatcaaGAGTGAGATGGTTGGCTGAGCAAATGAGAGAGTAATAATTGTTTGATGATatattaaatgatttgaaataatttataacaattaaatattttattagttGTTTGGCCATGCGACACAGATTGGCAGTCACGTTACTAGAAATGTAGAACCCATTGTCACCATGTCATCATTTAACGGCTAacttaataaatattttaacggttgtataaaattgaaataaaataataactacATGTATGAGACAATGAAAGATTTAAGATTTTAACATCGAGTTGTCTCAATATAAGCTcaaaaaaaattagatgaaaATAACATTGAAAAAGTAAACAATAACCTACAATTTTTCGTTCATAATCTTTATACAAACAACATTACAAGCTACATAGACTAAACCTATCAATTACGAGTTTTCATACTCTAAAAACGTGTCATAATAGTTTCATTGTCAATATAAGAAAAACATATTTCTCAATGTAAATAACTAAGCTATCATTTAACCATTGATCTCTATTTTGTTACAGAGTGGAAATCTATCATTTAACCATTGATCCTCATTTTGTTATAGAGTGGACTCTTAAGTATATTCATGGTTGAAATGCTCCATCCACTGATACAGTTGCAACCAGTAAAACCAAAaccaattcaataagtaaataCACATATTGGTTGAGGTTGGGAATAGGGACAGGCTGATAACCAATTAGAAATTAGTTTTGGTAGGAAatggatcatctccggatcccttcctcctaatccatcaaGTCTGGGGATCCgggctattgaaatttgatccaacggctacaaacaggggtccattttaaaaattataataactttaaccgttggattaaatttcaatgattcGGATCTCCGTATTTAATGAATTAGGTAGAAGAGATCCAGAGACGATCATTTCCTGTTTTGGTAAAGTGAGGTAAAGTAAAATGAGGATAGGTTGGACAAAGATAAATTGAAATTTGTGCTTCACCTTACCAAACGAggctttattttttaattttaaaatggtTCGAACTTCAAATTGAAAATGGTGAGCTGCTCGTTAATGCTCTCTCACGTGGATCAAAGCCTCTCACATGTCTATGCTTTAATGTTTTTTAAATGACATGACTTAAAATGACATCATTTTGGACAAGTAATCTTTAAAAAAGagtctttttctttctccttctgtTTGCAGAACCTGCACTGCAGTCTGCACCCATTCCTGCACTTATCCTCCACCACAGGTCCACAGCGCAGACTTGGGTGGCTCTCAGTGGTCTTCACAGCTACTTATCCAAGCTTCTGAATGGTCTCAGAGCCACTCCAGTCCTTTAATAATCATTTTCTGATgtgaaaatgaaatgttttaaaaatatttcaaaaacaattgTATAATTGCACCTAAATTTGAAGGGGAAAATATAATTTACCCCTAAAAAAAatggcctaatcggataaatggtccacgtggtcataaggtattcggatgatagcccatgtggtaaaaaaattcggatttaaacccctgtggtctaaatctgttaggatttatgcccttctgttaaataatgctgacgtggctgccacatatatgccacgtggctgccaaatgtctgccacgtggcaaaaataataatttttaatttttttaaaaaaaaacctaaatttttacaacaacaaaaaaaaaaaaaaaaacaagatctgcaagaagaagaaggaaaagggagagggaggagggtcgcGCGGGGAGAGGGCTCCGGCGAGGGGGGGAGCTGGTctccggcgggaagaagaagaagaagaagaagaaggaagagggagagggaggagtcgcgcggggagaccggcgggaagaagaagaagaaggaagaaggagagggaggagggtcgcgcggggagagggctccggcgggaagaagaagaagtccggggggggggggggaacggGCGGAAGGCGGGGGGAGCTtccgggtttttttttttttttttttttttttttttgtaaaaattcaggtttttaaaaaaaaaaaaaattattatttttgtcacgtggcagacatttggcagaagagggagagggaggagtcgcgcggggagaccggcaggaagaagaagaagaaggaagaaggagagggaggagggtcgcgcggggagagggctccagcgggaagaagaagaagtctgGGGGGGGGGGAACGGGCGGAAGGCGGGGGGagcttctgggttttttttttttttttttttttgtaaaaattcaggtttttttaaaaaaaattaaaaattattatttttgtcacgtggcagacatttggcagctacgtggcatatatgtggcagccacgtcaacattatttaacagaagggcataaatcctaacagacttagaccacaggggtttaaatccgattttttttaccacaggggctatcatccgaataccttatgactacggagaccatttatccgattaggccaaaaaaaattgttgcaTTTTAAGGCCCTCAAAATGTAAATGGGGCCAGGTATATGCAGCCCATTAAGGGAAACAGAACATGGGCCGGGTTTTGCAAAAACAAGGATGAAGCTTTTCTCCCATGTCGAATTCTGGTTGcaatttcaaaactttttctctttttcttcagaAATAGCCTTCACCATTTGATGTCTGTACAGAAAATTGGAGCAAAAATTGAGGACCTGTAAGTAATTTTTGATTTCTTGGTCTTTTTATTTTACAAGCATATTTTGAATTTGCACATTTCAATACTCATCAATCATCATTGTTCatagagttaaaaaaaaatcatcattgTTCATAAATTGTATAtatttacatgtaatgccaATCATATTTACATGAGAATTGGAACAAAGTTTCAGGCTGGCAgagaatttgaatttaaaaataaaaaaaatccaacattCTGGGATCCAAAATTtcaattgaaaaaagaaaaattgaggaAAAAAATGTGTGACAATTATtctaggggtgtgctatccacacattttttttttttacttctcacacaccccttgttaatttctcgccgttgatatttttcaattcatctaatccgacggtcgaaaatttaaaatggtgtgtgagaagtaaataggagtgtgtagatatcacaccccttattCTAATGAGGTCACTGGAGCAATGTTATATCTGTAACTCACAGAAACTTGCTATCAATATTTATGCAGTTGTCCCTGTGAAGGAAAAGTAAatcgaaaaataattaaaattcagTTCTCAATAATTTGTTTCCAAAGGTTGTTTGTCAGTCTATAGTTTATGGTGTCTATACCTGCTTCTTCTGCTTGATTTTCTGATTGTGAAGATGTGCTCGACTGGCTCTTTGAGGTTTCCGAATTCTTGAGCTGTGGATCGCTTATTACTTCCTGCAGAAGATGTGATTTTCTCAAGTATTTTAGTTAAATTTGATGATCATTATAAGAAGTTACAGTTGCTATTGGTTTTTATGGCATTGGAATACTAACTTACGCCTCGTTTGTTGTCTAAGATTGAATCTGATCGGATGATTCGCTTGATTATGTGTATGTTGAACGAAGAAATGGATGTTAACTTCATTGCTTCCAATCTATAAATAAAATGGTAAGATTTGGAGGATACGTTTCGTTCATGCTTAATCCATCGTCTACCTTCAGCTTGGACAAAATTTGGAAGTTCCATccatttcttccttcaacaTTGATTCCAAAGAGCTGCCCTATCCAATCTAATCCTATACACTTAATTGCAATACGAAGAAACTTTAGGGAAGGTAGGGAGtttctatttaaatttttatgggtagacttatgcaactaaaTGCTTCCGAACTTCAGTTTTCTTGACTTACTTGTTGATCGGCAACATGACTATGATAAGGAGAAGGGCCATCATTGCCTCCTAATATCTTGTGGTTCATCTTTTCGTCAGCAAGTTCTCTCAGTTTATTTAGTTCTGGCAGTATCACAGTGCCAAGATCCGGCCTGTCCTTCCGTCTAAGTTCTGCACATTGGACTGCTAGCTTTGCAAAGCTCAAGGCTTCTTCATATGGCCAATCAGGCACAGATGGGTCCAGCATCTCCACGAATGTGCCATTTTCAATTGCACATTCGACATGGTGAGCCAACCCCATAGGTGGTCTGTTTGTTACCAATTGAAGAAGCATAATGCCTAAGGAGTATACATCAGATTTTACACCAAGCATACCTGTCTGCTGATACTCAGGATCAATATAGCAGAATGTTCCGGCTGTTGCTGTCATGAGGCACTGCGTCATGTTTTCAGCAACAGCTGGGACAAGTCTGGCCAATCCGACATCACTAATCTTGCTCACATAGTTGTGATCTAGCAAAATGTTGCCTGGCTTGAGGTCACGGTGCACCAAGGGCTCCGGCTTCGTCTGGTGAAGAAAGAGTAGGCCTGTGGCAATCTCAGCTGCAATGCGGAACCTAAGTTGCCAAGACAAAGCTGGAGTGTTCCCTTTTCTTGAGAGACAGTCGTCTAAGCTTCCATTCGCCATGTATTCATAGGCTAGAATGCCGTATTCCGGGCAGGCTCCTAGAAGCAGCACCATGTTGGGATGTCGAATGCAGCTGAGTATGTCGATCTGCATCAAATCATGAAAGAAGAGGTTAGGTATAAATTTTTCGATATCATATCTTTTTACCATATATCTTTGTAGGATGCAATTTAGAGCCAAATGTAAGATAAAAAAGCATGTTGTAATAGAAAAAAACATGTACAGACATGTTTAACTCGTCACAAAAATATTACAATGTCAAATAAGCTAATTTCATTCGGAAATCTTTGTCCTTTGCATGGAGTTCACTTCTTATACTTACCTTTTCCAATGAAATTCTTTTCAGCACAAAACCAAGGTAAAGAAAATTAACGAATCATGATAGCTAAATAAGATTCTCAGTTCCTTACCTCTTTCTGAAACTGTGACCTTCCTTGAGCAGCATCCGGGCGCAAGACCTTGACTGCAACCAGCGTGTGATTAAGATAGCACTTATAGACAGGACCATAACCTCCTTCCCCAACTTTTCGAGATGGCAAAAAGTGttctgttgcttcttcaatctcCTCAATGGAATACCTCCTATACTTGTCATCAGTGTGGGCTAGATTTGACAATAGCTTCCTCATGTCCTCTGCTTCTCTAAGAGCCTTACTTTCTGTGTTTACCCGTTTATTTGACTCAAATTCTGCAATTCTTTTAGCTGCATCAGCTGCTTCCATGGCTGCCTTGCACCTAGCTTTTTCTTTCTCTGCAACTGCCAGTGCTGCTTCTTGACCCAGTCGTGCCTCCTCTAGTTTTTGTTCCTCTTCAACCCTCCAGCTGTGCAACTTCATTTCCTGTCGTGGACATAAATTTAAATGGCATCTTGAAAAGATTGCAGAAAGCAAATCTGACTTGCACTCACTTTCTGTTTAGCTGTAATTGCTTCTCTGCATGCCGTACTGTACATGTCCATTGTTTGCTTCAGCTCTAGCTTTAGCCTCCTCATCTCCGATTCTACTTCATCCTACGTCAGTTTAATAAATGCAGTGCAAAAATCATCTAGAAAATGTGAGAGGAAGGATATTTGAACAAAAATGTTGAGAAAGTGATGATGGTGGAAACAATCATCATATAAGATGTAAAAGGTTTGAGATTTTCGGTTGCTTACCAGGTTCTGTGATGACCATGATGATGATGTTCGGCTGCTTTCATGTGAAACTGATGAGAGATCTTGCTGAAAATTGAGTTCCGCAAACTTAGGTCCTAGGCGCATTGATCCAAAGCTTTGGTCTGAGCTGGTAGATAGCCGCCCTCGGTCCATATAGTCATACATCACAGATGACGCTCGGTCAGTGCTCGCCCTGTCAGAGCTTATAAATGATATGTCACTTTCCGATTCTGAGAACCCTCCACCAATCATTCCATTACTAAAACCTCCTCCTCTTGCATATGCGTATCTGTTTCCAATCAAGATGGTGATCAGTTTTCTCAGTAAATTGGCATCAATACTCACTACGCATAACAACATAGTACAAAGAGATTGTCTGCTCATCACATCATATTGTATCTCAAAAAATGGTTTAGCATGCTGCGGCTTACCTGGCTGCTTCATCTTGCAGGTTGCGAGGCTTGAACGATGGTCTGGCTGCTGGATGTAAAGgatcaaaataataattttagtaCTCAACCAAACTTGGTTTTCAAGAAAGCTTAATAACCAAGAGAAACAAACCTTTCAAGTACATATTTTGTTTAGGTGTTTCAGCTGCTTTAGCACTTTGCTGATTTAATGCCTCTATTTGGGCAAGTAGCGGAGAACTGTGAGGTGCTGGACGAGAAGCATGTCGCTCTGAATTGATTTTCCCTTTGGAGATGACATATATGGTGCAGAAATCAGGTGCCCCTTTTGATACACTGCTTGGAATACTTGATGACTTGAATCTGAATGAGTAAATCATCGATTTTTAAGCCCACTGAATGAGTCTACACAAGCTATAGCATGGATAAACGTGTCTGTATATATTGGGTTTACACGTACCATTAAAATGTGTCATATTGCCTAGTGAATTCCATTATGAAATTGCCAATTCTGTGCTTATATGAGAGTGCAAAATACGTTAACCATGACAGTTTGAAAACAATCAACGTGTTCCTGCTCGAATCAGCATCATGCTAATATTTTACGGAATATTGAGTAACAATATTTTCATCGATAAATAGTGTGATTCTTCCCTCGTGGATAATGCTTTTTCTTGTTGTAGCATTTTGTTTCATTGCCATTCTTTGCATGATCTTGGTGGAAATGTTAAGAAAATGTTAATAAAAGTAAATCATAAGACAGGGCAATTACCTTATAAATCCATGCTTTGATGGAGCTCCCAGAACCAAAGTCTCAATTGCAGCATAGGAAGCATACTCTGTTAGTGCTTTTGGTATATCTGAGTCTTCAAGTATGATATCAAGGCAGTTTATCTGAAAAAACAAATCAGTCAAAAGTAACAAAGATACAGTTATATGAAACTATGAATCGTAAGAAATGCGATGATAATTCCTTCTTCCCAAAAGGGTacatttatttgatttttaaatGATGTTATGTACTATTTAAGACAAGTTTTTGTAAGACATGCTTTGATATGCATTCACTACAATATATGATAATGCATAAGAAATTTTAGGGTTGTAAtccaaaaaatttaataaagcaTTTAATGCAGGTTGGTCATGGAAAAAGCTTTCGAAGGAAGAGCTCCGAAACCTACATCCTTACGAGTACAATAGCAATGGAAGGTAACGAACAGATCCTTGGCCATCTTTTCGAGTTGCTGTTTGCGCGGGGATTGAGACGGATTGTTTATATTGCATACAACAGCATTGTTTCCAGCCACTgcacccataaaaaaaaaaaaaaaaaaaaaaaagctgtatCATTGCCTGCCATTGAAAAGTAATTTTTTAGCTagctatagagagagagagagagagagagagagagagagagagagagagagagagagagagattacaggGGCAAACTGATGATGTCTTCTGAACATGTAGTAGAATGACAGTTTGGCCCCTGGTGAGAACATGTTCAGCAGCCCATCTGAGTGCATTTTGGCTCCCTTTCTGATTGTCTATGGCAACTGCCACCAATCCATTTCCTCCTGCTTCCTTCTTTGCTCCATTTGCTTTTTTCGCATTCCACATTTTCTCCAAATCCTCTTAACTATGAAAAATAGAATGTTTCTAGGTCCGAGAATACTAGAATGATACAGAAAAAATTAGCATGACCTCTAAGCAAAGATGACATGCATAAATCAAGAAGGTTTATAGGACACAAACAAATCAGGTAGAAACTCTTCCATGATGCGTAAAAACTAACCTAGAGATCTTTGAGGCCTAAAACCTTTTGTTCCTAattaaacaaatataaacataaaaataaatggaaaaaCTACTTTAAAATTTAGGGTTTACAAGAACTTATGAGGCACAATAGGCACAGGAGTTTTCACATTTCTTTGGTCTTCTTTTTCTGTTCAGAAGCTGGCCGTTTTTCTATTTCGGGTTTTCAAATAGAAGCCTCACAATTcagataaaaatgaaaaaaaagcaAAGTATGTGGAAGCCTCACGATTGAGAGAGTTGCTGCCAAAACTAGAAGATCAAAGCATAGGCCATGGATAAATCCCCCTCTCACAAAATACTATTTTTATGTTATGATACATCTAGGGTACGGActtaaattttggatttttttttttaagctaaCTACTTTAAAGATCTCGATTATTTCTCTCCTTATGTATCCTATTTGGTTAAACTTGAAGTAGTAACAATCTTTTTTTCCAAAGAGTAGTTTCTATCTTTCACTTATAAGTTATCTTCACAAAgagttttttttggtcaaacagTAAAGGGTAATTCATGCAGTAAGATTGCTCTTTATCTAGACCCGACAGTTTCTTACACGACATGGTGACATGACACGAAAATGACAAGAAAAtgacgggtttcgggtcaacacaataactaatcgggtcattatcgggtgacccgttaataacgggtatacacgtgggtaatccgtttcgacccgttaagaaaactaaattataattttaaagtttaattactaaaaaaattattataaaatacaatagccatattgtatatattggtatattctatattaaatatatatttttgtattataattctatataagttaaaaaaattaagtcttattcatttatttatttttattatgagaatttcttattatcattaataggatcaattttacttaacatgttgttgtctaaaattaaaatcaactagtatagtattAGTATAGGCAATAAGACATCCctacaaatatgaaaaatgtgaaagaatatataaacactcgtgattcatcattcctCCATGAGTAgacaatggttacacttacattatcgtttagatttttaaaaccctccaaaccgTCATGAatggtgttttttatttgagtgtaaaagtaataaaattaataataattattgtagaagtgtaagaaatgtaaaatatatatatatatatatatatatacaatcactcgtagtgacaagctttacaatttTCGTGAAGGCGTCAGCTTCGAAATCCgacactataatccataaaccttaaatatatatttaaccgtcgattgtcatttaggctttattctttatattgaatttcattttaaaattttcttttttgaaaacatgatcttatGGGGGAtgtaggaagatgaacggttcggatctttgatatcacgtcccaatatttacggttaattgaaatatgagtcgatatcatatagtttgtagagacTTTATAAACACCAAGCAATATTTTTACTAACGGTAAAACTCTGAACATAATATCAACTATCCGAACCATTCATCTTCCtgtatcctctaatagatcatgttttcaaaaaacaaaatctaaaaaaaaaaacaaaatttggtgagaaaaatgaagcataaatgtaaacaacaatcgacggttaaattttgatccatgatttatttgattatagtggcacatttcaaagttaagccctagttgtaaagcttgtcattatgagcgtttatatatatattttttctatatttttcacacttctacattaattaaaaaaaaactattaaagactttacttaaaCAATAGCCATAGGATAAATGAGAAGAGAGTGCTAATGTAGAAAGTctcactgaaaatatcatcaatataactcttgaagacaataaatcaagccaaagttccaataccgTTTCTCAtggtgattgat is a genomic window of Malus domestica chromosome 09, GDT2T_hap1 containing:
- the LOC103443383 gene encoding U-box domain-containing protein 35 isoform X2, with translation MWNAKKANGAKKEAGGNGLVAVAIDNQKGSQNALRWAAEHVLTRGQTVILLHVQKTSSVCPLAGNNAVVCNINNPSQSPRKQQLEKMAKDLFVTFHCYCTRKDINCLDIILEDSDIPKALTEYASYAAIETLVLGAPSKHGFIRFKSSSIPSSVSKGAPDFCTIYVISKGKINSERHASRPAPHSSPLLAQIEALNQQSAKAAETPKQNMYLKAARPSFKPRNLQDEAARYAYARGGGFSNGMIGGGFSESESDISFISSDRASTDRASSVMYDYMDRGRLSTSSDQSFGSMRLGPKFAELNFQQDLSSVSHESSRTSSSWSSQNLDEVESEMRRLKLELKQTMDMYSTACREAITAKQKEMKLHSWRVEEEQKLEEARLGQEAALAVAEKEKARCKAAMEAADAAKRIAEFESNKRVNTESKALREAEDMRKLLSNLAHTDDKYRRYSIEEIEEATEHFLPSRKVGEGGYGPVYKCYLNHTLVAVKVLRPDAAQGRSQFQKEIDILSCIRHPNMVLLLGACPEYGILAYEYMANGSLDDCLSRKGNTPALSWQLRFRIAAEIATGLLFLHQTKPEPLVHRDLKPGNILLDHNYVSKISDVGLARLVPAVAENMTQCLMTATAGTFCYIDPEYQQTGMLGVKSDVYSLGIMLLQLVTNRPPMGLAHHVECAIENGTFVEMLDPSVPDWPYEEALSFAKLAVQCAELRRKDRPDLGTVILPELNKLRELADEKMNHKILGGNDGPSPYHSHVADQQEVISDPQLKNSETSKSQSSTSSQSENQAEEADIKW
- the LOC103443383 gene encoding U-box domain-containing protein 35 isoform X1, with protein sequence MWNAKKANGAKKEAGGNGLVAVAIDNQKGSQNALRWAAEHVLTRGQTVILLHVQKTSSVCPLAGNNAVVCNINNPSQSPRKQQLEKMAKDLFVTFHCYCTRKDINCLDIILEDSDIPKALTEYASYAAIETLVLGAPSKHGFIRFKSSSIPSSVSKGAPDFCTIYVISKGKINSERHASRPAPHSSPLLAQIEALNQQSAKAAETPKQNMYLKAARPSFKPRNLQDEAARYAYARGGGFSNGMIGGGFSESESDISFISSDRASTDRASSVMYDYMDRGRLSTSSDQSFGSMRLGPKFAELNFQQDLSSVSHESSRTSSSWSSQNLDEVESEMRRLKLELKQTMDMYSTACREAITAKQKEMKLHSWRVEEEQKLEEARLGQEAALAVAEKEKARCKAAMEAADAAKRIAEFESNKRVNTESKALREAEDMRKLLSNLAHTDDKYRRYSIEEIEEATEHFLPSRKVGEGGYGPVYKCYLNHTLVAVKVLRPDAAQGRSQFQKEIDILSCIRHPNMVLLLGACPEYGILAYEYMANGSLDDCLSRKGNTPALSWQLRFRIAAEIATGLLFLHQTKPEPLVHRDLKPGNILLDHNYVSKISDVGLARLVPAVAENMTQCLMTATAGTFCYIDPEYQQTGMLGVKSDVYSLGIMLLQLVTNRPPMGLAHHVECAIENGTFVEMLDPSVPDWPYEEALSFAKLAVQCAELRRKDRPDLGTVILPELNKLRELADEKMNHKILGGNDGPSPYHSHVADQQEVISDPQLKNSETSKSQSSTSSQSENQAEEAGTTA
- the LOC103443383 gene encoding U-box domain-containing protein 35 isoform X3, with the protein product MWNAKKANGAKKEAGGNGLVAVAIDNQKGSQNALRWAAEHVLTRGQTVILLHVQKTSSVCPLAGNNAVVCNINNPSQSPRKQQLEKMAKDLFVTFHCYCTRKDINCLDIILEDSDIPKALTEYASYAAIETLVLGAPSKHGFIRFKSSSIPSSVSKGAPDFCTIYVISKGKINSERHASRPAPHSSPLLAQIEALNQQSAKAAETPKQNMYLKARPSFKPRNLQDEAARYAYARGGGFSNGMIGGGFSESESDISFISSDRASTDRASSVMYDYMDRGRLSTSSDQSFGSMRLGPKFAELNFQQDLSSVSHESSRTSSSWSSQNLDEVESEMRRLKLELKQTMDMYSTACREAITAKQKEMKLHSWRVEEEQKLEEARLGQEAALAVAEKEKARCKAAMEAADAAKRIAEFESNKRVNTESKALREAEDMRKLLSNLAHTDDKYRRYSIEEIEEATEHFLPSRKVGEGGYGPVYKCYLNHTLVAVKVLRPDAAQGRSQFQKEIDILSCIRHPNMVLLLGACPEYGILAYEYMANGSLDDCLSRKGNTPALSWQLRFRIAAEIATGLLFLHQTKPEPLVHRDLKPGNILLDHNYVSKISDVGLARLVPAVAENMTQCLMTATAGTFCYIDPEYQQTGMLGVKSDVYSLGIMLLQLVTNRPPMGLAHHVECAIENGTFVEMLDPSVPDWPYEEALSFAKLAVQCAELRRKDRPDLGTVILPELNKLRELADEKMNHKILGGNDGPSPYHSHVADQQEVISDPQLKNSETSKSQSSTSSQSENQAEEAGTTA